The genomic DNA TAAGATCATATTATACTGTCTAAAGGTTGATTAAACAGTAAATAGAATCACTACATAATTGAATACTTGAGATTTCATTTTGCCACAGAAAGATCAAACTGTTTTCAGATTTACAATGCAATAAGTTTTGCTGCGCCTGACTGAGAAAGATATCTAAACCTGCAGCATTTCGTACGGTACTCATTTCCTGACAAAGTTTTAGTGACTTAGTCCTAAGTGTGAGCCATGACATTAAAAAAGTTAGAATCAGGCTtttacttggtgtagaagacacaggtGGTGTAAAACAATAGagaacaaaagacaaaagaaagaggaaaaggatGATAACAAAAGGTTAATTAAGTGCTattctattgtgacatgtcctGGGTCTTCTGCATCAAGATGGAGCTAGATTTTGTTGGCTATGCAATGCCATCATCACTTGACCAGCTTTGTTTCAAGATTAACATTTAATTACTGTTACAAggtttaacaaaaatttttcctcttgaGGAATTTAAATCTCAAACTTTAATTACAGCTAAGTAACTTGCCATAAATCACATACGAGTCATGCACTTGAGTCCACTTGAATTTTGAAAGTTAACAGGCTAAAGGGACAACTAATTTCAAGTGCAAGATTAATTGTATGTTACTTATTATAATCTGTATCATGGCTATAGCACATTGTTAACATTGTGGTgagtcttttaaaaaaaaaaatcaggatcTTCCACCAGTGAAACTTGAAGAAAAGGCAGTTTAACCCagtttaactcctatgagtgaccaagacagaatttctccttacaatatcaatacaatattaaccagataagtgatgagaataaagaaaaatatccatttgaatggtgataattagttgatccgatactaaattatctgaataACATCccaagaattgtatgattgacagtaaggggaattacaaatttgatctggtaGTTTGAGGGGTAATCACAAAATCCAGGATAGGTATTCTATTGTAtgcatcctaacatcagtatccacattctctATACTGAGCTTCTTTAGcggttgatcatttcttttattcttgtgacctaactgtttgattcagggttgatgttgtaaggagaaattagatgctagtcactccaaGGGCTTAAAGGCTTAATTTAACTCTCAGGTTTGCCTAAAATGAGAAGAAATCAACTGGCTTAAGTTTAAAGCAAACACACCTGTTGTCCAGCACCAGCTGAATGTTACAAGTGACTACCGCAAAGCAAACTATCATATTAGTAACCTCTGATTGTCTTTATCTCCTCTCTTGCGACAGGGCTTTAGGGTTGGACAAAACATATAATAATTCAGAAGATCCAGAAGATGAGCAGTCAAACCAGAATGATACACCTTTCTCAAGACTTATGGATggtaaatattaaaaagtgTAATATTATATAGTAATCTGTCTAATCACTCCCTTCTAAAAAGCCTCTTAAGTTTTTGGTTGAAGGAGAAAACTTTTGAGACTAACTTAAACTATGAAACTTACAGTAATTATGCATctatcaatttgaagcttcaactcACTGAGtatttaaacttttgaagatggttttgttcaaattcctgCCTCTGGGGCAAAAATTGTGTTGAAATGCCTCACCCAAGTGCTGTAtttgatggtcaattttttGTAACAGGTATAATCCAGGATGGTTACTTTCTACACATTGATCAAGCCTTAAAATCTAGATCTTTTAGACCTTTCCTCTGACCCATTTGTTGTAAAAGTGAACTGTTTAACTTAATCACCTCCGCACTTttattttgctggaaaaatTTTGGCACTTCCAGTGAAAATTCCCCACCCAAGctaggcaaggttcaaattccccacccaagctaggcaaggttcaaattccccatcTTCTGGGCACAGACAACAGTCAAATATCCATGAGTTGTCCTCCCCTCCACGGGAGGCAGGGTGTGAAGCTACAAATTGATGTGTGCATTATGATTGTATTCATTTGCTAGGAGattgaaaattagaaaaaagctGAGAGTGTGTTTTTCCTTGATCCCAATCTTCCTCCTGTTCCTAAAAATAATCTTTACCAAGCCACTCTGATAGAATGAACTTAAATCAGTAAGAATGTAAGATACCAAAAATTCTCAGTGGTCTGGACTGTCATTGATGTGTTTAGGATAGAATGAAGAAAGTGTGGATGATGATAAGTTGGTCATATATTTGTGTTTTGCACAATTCCCCTTTCATAGTACTGTTGGCTTGGTGTAATTGTTGTTCATTAAAAGAGCTGTTACAAGGCTATCACTTTTATTTCTTCCTTCTGAAAACCCTGTCTTGCTACCTACGTGTACATGAAGAAGTGATTGACCCTGATCATGAtaacttctgctcaggttgttgaaacatcCACCACAACTACCAACAatagtccttctcaggactaacCTCACCTGGGGGATCAGACTACCTGTTCAAATGAAGAGTTATATCACTTTTTCCccttattttaagtttttttctttcatttttaggGTTCCAGACCATCAACACTGCCCAAGCTGTATTCCTTCCAGTTGGGGCCTCGTTCTCTCTTcttgtgatgtttttcttttttgatactCTTCAGTTTTTCTTTGCACTGTGCACAGCTGGTTAGTAAGAACTTTGTGATGCTTAAGCACAGACATTTTTGAAATTGTGTATGGCAACCAAAATGAGACTGCTACttcctcttttattttcagtttcactTGAACTTGTAAACCAGAAAggccttttttttaatatttaaaacttaatgCTTCAGACAAAAGATCTGCAGCGAGCACCATATTAGATATCACCTTTGGTTGTTTTCCATGTCTTAAGGACTAGCTAACCATGCAATAAGTCCTCATTTAATGTAGGCTCACCTTTACATTGTATTTTATCTCAGCTGTGTTTGTCTGAGAAAGTATTAGTATCATTATTGAGTATTATTGAGCatttgggagaaattagatgctgatcactgACTTTGGGAAAAAAGGGTTGAACTAATATGCATGTGTTGTTACTTTTCAGTGCTAGCCATggttgctttttcttttgtgctTTTACCTGTTTGTCAGTTTCTTACCAAACCCTGCTTCACCAACAATAATCAAAAGTGAGTATtgagagttaaccctttacaccctaacatcagtatgcatattctccttactgttctctatacatttcctgaggtgctgacaaggagaatttgtaacaatcaagagcttctttatttgctgatcatttccttttttcatatgaccttactgtgtgattcaggatgatgttgtgaggaaaaattacTTGTAGATGCTACTCAATCTTAGTCCAAGGGTTAagattgaaaattaaataatgCATCTAATTATAATTgctagagaaaaatattttctagaTTAAAATTCTGATAGTAATTGATAGCCATCTCTCTCCAGATGGTAATTTTTTGGTGATTTTTAAGACTTTCAGAACTGAATCTTTTCATCCCaagatttaaatgttttttttgcacATTTGTCTTCAGATTTGAAATGAGaattagtttgaaattaaacaaTATTCCCTATTACTTGATAGTTTTCTTATTATCTTTCTGCTGGAAAAATGGTGTCAGCAATATTGTAACGAGAGAGTCTTGATATTCACTTCTGGGAATGAAAAGGTTATAATGATTGAAATTCTTACAgccttttcaattttaagtCAATTTGGTcttatcagttgagttgataatgtgaattagCCACCATAAAAGAGTTTCTTTAGCAAGGTTCTGACAAAGAGCTAAGGCAGgtaatgtcagctttaaaaattctttatggtggccaatttacatttatcaactTAGCGGATAACACCTACCATAATTATCTCGCGATGTCCCTACCATctcagcacaacagtttcttcagaaactaaCTCCCTTGTTTATTCAATATAATTTGTCATGGATCCAGCTACAtcattttctgaaaattttccatataGTCTAGTGGTCAAACTTTAGCTTTAATTGGTATAGAGTACAAAAATATCATTGAAACTcaataattttccttgttaCATGTAGAAATACAGCTTCGCACGTTTTGATTTGAGGGTTggttaatttcaattttattgcagGCTCTACATTGGCTTCTGTGGACGATTTACACCAGCAGAAGTTATGTCACTTGTGTGTTCTGGTGTTTTAGTTATGGTGTGGATTGTCACAGGACATTGGGTTCTCATGGATGGTATGTTTTTTAGACTTTAAACTCTACTAACTGACAAGTATTAAGTGCAGTCAACTAAcaaatttgttatcaatttaacaaatagacTCCATGTTGCTGTGTGTTTGTTCAGTGATAGATTGCAGGTGACATCAAAGTGTATCACAGAGGCACTGTGGGCTGTCTTGTTGCAAATTCACTAACTAAGATCTACATGATaactttgatattttacttttattaggGATCATCATGATAATAATTGTTATAACAACCTATTAGTAATAACAAAATGTTAGAACTTCGTAGTGCACAATGATACAGAGTTATGTCAAGGCAGGTCTTTTTTTGTCCTTGAGAATGAGACTGGTAAACCTAATCATTAAATAACAtgactttgttttctgtttttctctttcagcaTTAGCCATGGGCCTTTGTGTTTCCATGATTGCCTATATACGTTTACCAAGCCTTAAAGTGTCCACTCTTCTGTTAATAGGCCTCTTAATTTATGATGTATTTTGGGTAAGTTAATTCCAAGTAGTGGGGATACAAAaagtggatcaatatcagtatctgggcaactgcccaccctacccctcccctaacccaacattaacctcaacttgttgtcaattgactgttgttgagttaggggaggggtaggtgggcagttgcccagatactgatattgatcccaaaaaGTTATTAGAATGGGAATGCAAATTTAGCTATGTACATTTCATGaagtggctcttcttgtccactgagTCCAGGTCAATTTGGAATTTGGAATTTTGGTTTATGAGGAGAGAGGAAAACTGGGCCAATAGGTCTCCAGTTGTTagatgaattcaaaatttttggCAATCATACAGCTCCACCCTCATTGTTATTTCATAGTTCCATCAGCTTCTCCAAGTTTTGAGAATGTAAATGGGAATTTAGCAAAAGACAATCCAGGAGCTGGCTCTTCTTTTCCACCATCTCAATGTCAAATCAGAATTAGAATTATGAATTTTCGTTTCTGTGGAAGGAGGAAAACTGCAGGACTTGGGGAAAAACCCTTTAGGAGGatgagaaccaacaacaaacttaACCCACAGGTGACACCAGGTCTGGGAATCAAACCTGGGCCACAATGATCAGAGGCAAGGGCTCTCACCATTTCCCTATCCCTGCTCCCTGTGTGTTCTTGAATCAAATATACCTTTTGATTTTACTTATTAAACTGTTTTTTGAATTATAGTCATTTAAGGACTGATTTGCACTGGCACTGCAAGAATGATCATGTATCAGTTAGATgtaatgtttgattaaaaaaaagttatttgataTGGGACAATTTTATGATTACTTTCTAATAATGGCTGTGcaaattttgattttgcaggttttcttttcaagttacATATTTAAAGCAAATGTTATGGTTCAGGTTGCCACACAGCAGGCCGCTAATCCTGTAAGTAGTCTATGGGCAGAGAATCCAACCTTCCTATTTTGGCCAGTGTAGCATATGGCATTGTCTTAAATATGACTGACATGAAGAAAACTCAACAGAGATTTATTTACTGACAATATAAGTAAACTCGGCTGTGTAGCCAAACAATCCCTGACACAGGTGTTGCATGAGTAGGAGACTGACAAGTGTGACAATGTGATTTCTTACATCATACACCACAGCCAGAAACCTTCCGTCATCCTTTCCCAAATGATGAATACATCGATTCTCTGTTCTTTGGACactgaccttttttttttttgtatctgattCTTTAGGTGTCTATAATGgcaaataaattgaaaatgaatccAGTAGGAAATATCTCTCCACAAATATCTCTTCCAGGAAAATTAGTTTTTCCAAGGTGAGTTTTAGATAGCATTGTCTCAGCAATCTCACACATTGCCACAGGCTACCCATACCTGGCAAAAGCTGATCATGTGCTTATTTTGTAATCTTATCAATACTTAAAATTGAATATTGTTCATACATAGTGCTACTTCTTTGAGaatttttatgat from Pocillopora verrucosa isolate sample1 chromosome 2, ASM3666991v2, whole genome shotgun sequence includes the following:
- the LOC131773257 gene encoding signal peptide peptidase-like 3, with the protein product MEEEEEPQWIYMFTDTSRVLTIVISILLIVYGSFRALGLDKTYNNSEDPEDEQSNQNDTPFSRLMDGFQTINTAQAVFLPVGASFSLLVMFFFFDTLQFFFALCTAVLAMVAFSFVLLPVCQFLTKPCFTNNNQKLYIGFCGRFTPAEVMSLVCSGVLVMVWIVTGHWVLMDALAMGLCVSMIAYIRLPSLKVSTLLLIGLLIYDVFWVFFSSYIFKANVMVQVATQQAANPVSIMANKLKMNPVGNISPQISLPGKLVFPSMQDRSRFSMLGLGDIVMPGLLLCFVMRYDKYKKQAAVAADTEQARVTYFHCSLIGYIVGLVTATVASEVYKAAQPALLYLVPFTLLPILVMAYLKGDLRKMWQEPFVVAGAKFKLLEV